From a region of the Mycolicibacterium sp. MU0050 genome:
- a CDS encoding transglycosylase SLT domain-containing protein yields MSKPEADPGMPAAKAASVRRASSALLVALALTGCASQPEPEPAPTPSVSVPVPAPPTPSRDLASDPARLADDLVHDERVLRDPSSPEAMLAAAAHRQQAAYRVLGRHPEWDPVVRPRIPPELLDNYDRNITARRDLTALGESSGLRDTVPAWRIVAPAPAEELLGYFREAEAASGVPWAHLAAINLIETGFGRIEGTSTAGAQGPMQFMPGTWEQYGAGGDIRSPRDSILAAGRFLAAQGFAVDRDNALFRYNNSDRYVRAVNAYAAVMATEPTAFHAYHRWDVYYVTTAGDVLLPIGYAETAPVPVAEYRAREAQPAPTTAGR; encoded by the coding sequence ATGTCGAAGCCCGAAGCCGATCCAGGTATGCCCGCTGCGAAGGCGGCGTCGGTGCGCCGCGCGAGTTCGGCGCTGCTCGTCGCGCTGGCGCTCACCGGGTGTGCGAGCCAACCCGAACCCGAACCGGCCCCGACGCCGTCGGTGAGTGTCCCGGTCCCGGCGCCGCCGACACCGAGTCGGGACCTGGCGTCGGACCCCGCCCGACTCGCCGACGACCTGGTGCACGACGAGCGGGTGCTGCGCGACCCGTCGTCGCCGGAGGCGATGTTGGCTGCCGCCGCGCACCGACAGCAGGCGGCCTACCGGGTGCTGGGCCGTCATCCGGAGTGGGATCCGGTTGTCCGGCCGCGGATTCCGCCGGAGCTGCTTGATAACTACGACCGCAACATCACCGCGCGCCGCGACCTCACGGCGCTGGGGGAGAGCTCCGGGTTGCGCGACACCGTGCCGGCCTGGCGGATTGTCGCGCCCGCGCCCGCCGAGGAGCTGCTGGGGTACTTCCGCGAGGCGGAGGCCGCCTCGGGTGTGCCGTGGGCGCATCTGGCAGCGATCAACCTGATCGAGACCGGGTTCGGGCGCATCGAGGGCACCAGTACCGCCGGCGCGCAGGGACCCATGCAGTTCATGCCGGGTACCTGGGAGCAATACGGCGCCGGCGGGGATATCCGGTCACCGCGCGACAGCATCCTGGCTGCCGGTCGGTTCCTGGCCGCGCAGGGTTTCGCCGTCGACCGCGACAATGCGCTGTTCCGGTACAACAACTCCGACCGGTACGTGCGGGCGGTCAACGCCTACGCCGCGGTGATGGCCACCGAACCGACCGCGTTTCACGCCTACCACCGGTGGGACGTCTACTACGTGACCACCGCCGGCGATGTGCTGCTGCCGATCGGCTACGCGGAGACGGCGCCGGTGCCGGTGGCGGAATACCGCGCCCGCGAGGCGCAGCCCGCGCCGACTACCGCGGGGCGGTGA
- a CDS encoding proteasome protein produces MTVVIALRCVDGVVMGSDSQITDPGRGLTYPDQKLHPLGKRAAWGGSGSRAVLYDLEQLFGAEPESILEADDVGRALQARAVPVLNHHYENFIEKVPAQESSGATPATYLLAAGYTRDQPFIVDIDPHGLIGHHEDTGFQAIGSGAPMAQQAYTLMENFNMSDREVNYGLLGVLRVLDALAVASPSVGGPMDLCRITPDGAHHLSPDEVAEVRDQVSRWKDREQRALDGLFD; encoded by the coding sequence ATGACAGTCGTAATCGCGTTGCGCTGCGTCGACGGCGTGGTGATGGGATCGGATTCGCAGATCACCGACCCGGGCCGCGGGTTGACCTACCCCGACCAGAAGCTGCATCCGCTGGGAAAGCGCGCGGCCTGGGGTGGCAGCGGGTCCCGGGCGGTGCTGTACGACCTGGAGCAACTCTTCGGCGCCGAACCCGAATCCATTCTCGAGGCCGACGACGTGGGCCGGGCGCTGCAGGCGCGGGCCGTGCCGGTGCTCAACCATCACTACGAGAACTTCATCGAGAAGGTCCCGGCCCAGGAATCCAGCGGCGCCACCCCGGCGACCTACCTGCTGGCGGCCGGCTACACCCGCGATCAGCCCTTCATCGTCGACATAGACCCGCACGGGCTCATCGGGCATCACGAGGACACCGGGTTTCAGGCCATCGGCAGCGGCGCCCCCATGGCGCAGCAGGCCTACACGCTGATGGAGAACTTCAACATGTCCGATCGCGAGGTGAACTACGGACTGCTGGGCGTGCTGCGGGTGCTGGATGCGCTGGCAGTCGCCTCACCGAGCGTCGGCGGCCCGATGGATCTGTGCCGCATCACCCCCGACGGGGCGCATCACCTCAGCCCCGACGAGGTCGCCGAGGTCCGCGATCAGGTGAGCCGCTGGAAGGACCGCGAGCAACGGGCACTCGACGGCCTCTTCGACTAA
- a CDS encoding glycoside hydrolase, translated as MLYAQGTAPVQRVAEPTAAAAAAGPVGPAPDAPRIATPAEADLLAASSPVAAARDFQFELPAGVAPESGLQVKTIWVARAISVMFPEITTIGGYRQDPLKWHPNGLAIDVMIPNHNSDKGIELGNQIAGLALANAERWGVLHVIWRQGYYPGIGAPSWTADYGSETLNHYDHVHIATDGGGYPSGDETYFLASMDPAPKS; from the coding sequence ATGCTCTACGCGCAGGGAACGGCGCCTGTGCAGCGCGTTGCGGAGCCGACGGCGGCCGCGGCCGCGGCCGGTCCCGTCGGCCCGGCGCCGGACGCGCCGCGGATCGCGACGCCCGCCGAAGCGGATCTGTTGGCGGCCAGTTCGCCGGTCGCCGCGGCCCGCGACTTCCAATTCGAGCTGCCCGCCGGGGTGGCCCCGGAGTCCGGACTGCAGGTCAAGACCATCTGGGTGGCGCGCGCCATCAGCGTGATGTTCCCGGAGATCACCACCATCGGCGGCTACCGGCAGGATCCGTTGAAGTGGCATCCCAACGGGCTGGCGATCGATGTGATGATCCCGAATCACAACAGCGACAAGGGCATTGAACTGGGCAACCAGATCGCGGGCCTGGCGCTGGCCAACGCCGAACGCTGGGGTGTGCTGCACGTGATCTGGCGGCAGGGCTACTACCCGGGCATCGGCGCGCCGAGTTGGACCGCGGACTACGGTTCGGAAACGCTCAACCACTACGACCACGTGCACATCGCCACCGACGGCGGTGGCTACCCCAGCGGGGACGAAACCTACTTCCTGGCGTCGATGGACCCGGCGCCGAAAAGTTAG
- a CDS encoding maleylpyruvate isomerase family mycothiol-dependent enzyme: MVSSPRPVLELNQTEVLDALFAVWDDIERLLATVPAADWRRPTALPGWSIHDVVAHIIGTESMLAGTPTPESGVDVAALDHVRNPIGELNEHWIVTLRDETAEAMLGRYREVIARRRATLPQLSAEEWNAVTATPAGPDSYGRFMRIRIFDCWIHEQDIRQALGRPSTDEELTGPAARQALDEIAASMGFVVGKLGKAPAGSRVAFELTGPLARTIRVAVDGRAAVVEEFDAEPTTVIRLDGLQFTRLCGGRPLCGSRPSAIEFDGDAQVGQRVVDNLNYVI, translated from the coding sequence CTGGTGAGCAGCCCTCGCCCGGTTCTGGAACTGAACCAAACTGAAGTACTCGACGCCCTTTTCGCCGTCTGGGACGACATCGAACGACTGCTGGCGACGGTGCCCGCGGCCGACTGGCGGCGACCGACCGCGTTGCCGGGATGGTCGATCCACGACGTCGTCGCGCACATCATCGGCACCGAATCGATGCTGGCCGGGACGCCGACACCGGAGTCCGGCGTCGACGTGGCGGCGCTCGACCACGTGCGCAACCCCATCGGGGAGTTGAACGAGCACTGGATCGTCACCCTGCGCGACGAGACCGCCGAGGCCATGCTGGGCCGCTACCGCGAGGTCATCGCGCGGCGCCGCGCCACCCTGCCGCAGCTGAGCGCCGAGGAGTGGAACGCGGTCACCGCGACGCCGGCCGGACCCGACAGCTACGGCCGGTTCATGCGGATCCGGATCTTCGACTGCTGGATCCACGAGCAGGACATCCGGCAGGCGCTGGGCCGGCCGTCGACCGACGAGGAGCTGACCGGGCCGGCGGCCCGCCAGGCGCTCGACGAGATCGCCGCCAGCATGGGCTTCGTCGTCGGCAAGCTCGGCAAGGCACCGGCGGGCTCCCGCGTCGCCTTCGAGTTGACCGGGCCACTGGCGCGCACCATCCGGGTGGCCGTCGACGGGCGCGCGGCCGTGGTCGAGGAGTTCGACGCCGAACCCACCACGGTGATCCGTCTCGACGGTCTGCAGTTCACCCGGCTGTGTGGCGGTCGCCCGCTGTGCGGGTCGCGACCCAGCGCCATCGAGTTCGACGGTGACGCGCAGGTCGGTCAGCGCGTGGTGGACAACCTCAACTACGTGATCTGA
- a CDS encoding ATP-dependent DNA ligase yields MAAGEQRAGVDLTNLDQPLGPEAAATKRDLVDYLDAVADRLLPGLIDRPLTVLRALRGRAPFMQKNVPKYTPDWVATVAIWAESSRREIHYALCNDRRTLLWFANQRAIEYHPTLGLAANIYRPTHLVLDLDPPTGADFAAVVAVAQLVRRALADAGLAGAVKTSGSRGLHIFVPVDDSAPVEDVAAATRALAARAEALDPDIATTAFIVEDRAGKVFVDATRAGGATVAAAYSPRLRPGMPVSFPVAWSDLDRVRPGDFTLHTALDALGGRDPWAEAMPPAQALPRDVIEQGHTIPVARVAAMHEGKRRARARRDNAVPSAGEQPSPGSGTEPN; encoded by the coding sequence ATGGCCGCAGGGGAGCAGCGCGCCGGGGTCGACCTGACCAATCTGGATCAGCCGCTGGGCCCGGAGGCCGCCGCCACGAAGCGGGACCTCGTCGACTACCTCGATGCCGTCGCGGACCGGCTGCTGCCGGGCCTGATCGACCGGCCGCTGACGGTGTTGCGGGCGCTGCGGGGCCGGGCGCCGTTCATGCAGAAGAACGTCCCGAAGTACACCCCGGACTGGGTGGCCACCGTGGCGATCTGGGCGGAGTCGTCCCGGCGTGAGATCCACTATGCGCTGTGCAACGACCGGCGCACCCTGCTGTGGTTCGCCAACCAGCGGGCCATCGAATATCACCCCACGCTGGGGCTCGCCGCCAACATCTATCGACCCACCCACCTGGTGCTCGACCTGGACCCGCCGACCGGTGCGGACTTCGCCGCGGTGGTGGCCGTGGCGCAGCTGGTGCGCCGCGCGTTGGCCGACGCCGGCCTGGCCGGCGCGGTGAAGACCAGCGGCTCCCGGGGCCTGCACATCTTCGTGCCCGTCGATGACAGCGCTCCGGTCGAGGACGTCGCCGCGGCCACCCGCGCCTTGGCCGCCCGGGCCGAGGCCCTCGATCCCGACATTGCGACGACGGCGTTCATCGTCGAGGACCGCGCGGGCAAGGTATTCGTGGATGCGACCCGCGCGGGCGGGGCGACGGTGGCCGCCGCCTACAGCCCTCGGCTGCGCCCGGGCATGCCGGTGTCGTTCCCGGTGGCGTGGTCGGACCTGGACCGCGTGAGGCCGGGGGATTTCACGCTGCACACCGCGCTCGACGCGCTGGGCGGCCGCGATCCGTGGGCCGAGGCGATGCCCCCTGCGCAGGCGTTGCCGCGCGACGTGATCGAACAGGGTCACACCATTCCGGTGGCCCGGGTGGCCGCGATGCACGAAGGTAAGCGCCGTGCCCGCGCCCGGCGGGACAACGCGGTACCGTCGGCTGGTGAGCAGCCCTCGCCCGGTTCTGGAACTGAACCAAACTGA
- the smpB gene encoding SsrA-binding protein SmpB — MAKSKKGNAAATPGRKVVATNRKARHNYAILDTYEAGVVLQGTEVKSLREGQASLADAFATVDDGEIWLRNLHIPEYVQGTWTNHAPRRNRKLLLHRRQIDTLVGKIRDGNLTLVPLSLYFLDGKVKVELALARGKQAHDKRQDLAKRDADREIIREMGRRAKGMS; from the coding sequence ATGGCCAAATCCAAGAAGGGCAATGCCGCCGCCACACCCGGCCGCAAGGTCGTCGCGACGAACCGCAAGGCGCGGCACAACTACGCGATCCTCGACACCTACGAGGCCGGCGTGGTGCTGCAGGGCACCGAGGTGAAGAGCCTGCGGGAGGGACAGGCGTCGCTGGCCGACGCGTTCGCGACCGTCGACGACGGCGAGATCTGGCTGCGCAATCTGCACATCCCCGAGTACGTGCAGGGGACCTGGACCAACCACGCCCCGCGGCGCAACCGCAAGCTGCTGCTGCACCGCCGGCAGATCGACACGCTGGTGGGCAAGATCCGCGACGGCAACCTCACGCTGGTGCCGCTGTCGCTGTACTTCCTCGACGGCAAGGTCAAGGTGGAACTGGCGCTGGCGCGCGGTAAGCAGGCCCACGACAAGCGCCAGGATCTGGCGAAGCGCGACGCCGACCGCGAGATCATCCGGGAGATGGGTCGGCGCGCCAAGGGAATGTCCTGA
- the ftsX gene encoding permease-like cell division protein FtsX: MRSGFLINEVLTGLRRNVTMTVAMILTTAISIGLFGGGMLVVRLADQSRAIYLDRVESQVFLTEDISANDPTCNSETCMALRATIEDLDDVRSVRFLNQQDAYQDAAEKMPQLAEIASENAFPASFIVKLSDPEQHAVFEEAMRGQPGVREVMNQKELIDRLFSVLNGLSNIAFAVALVQAIGAVLLIANMVQVAAYTRRTEIGIMRLVGATRWYTQLPFLLEAMLAALIGVVLAIIGLILVRSLFLDATLDQFYRANLIAPIDFLDILYYCVPWMLGLGLAMSGITAYLTLRLYIRR, translated from the coding sequence GTGCGTTCTGGCTTCCTGATCAACGAGGTCCTGACGGGGCTTCGTCGCAACGTGACGATGACGGTCGCGATGATCCTGACGACCGCCATCTCGATCGGCCTGTTCGGCGGCGGGATGCTGGTGGTGCGGCTGGCCGACCAGTCCCGCGCGATCTACCTCGACCGGGTCGAGAGCCAGGTGTTCCTCACCGAGGACATCTCCGCCAACGATCCGACGTGCAACTCCGAGACCTGCATGGCGCTGCGGGCGACCATCGAAGACCTCGACGACGTCCGGTCGGTGCGGTTCCTCAACCAGCAGGACGCCTACCAGGACGCCGCCGAGAAGATGCCGCAGCTGGCCGAGATCGCCAGCGAAAACGCGTTTCCGGCGTCGTTCATCGTCAAACTCAGCGACCCGGAGCAGCACGCCGTGTTCGAAGAGGCGATGCGGGGTCAACCCGGTGTGCGCGAGGTGATGAACCAGAAGGAGCTGATCGACCGGCTGTTCTCGGTGCTCAATGGGCTGTCCAACATCGCGTTCGCGGTGGCGCTGGTGCAGGCGATCGGCGCAGTGTTGTTGATCGCCAACATGGTTCAGGTCGCCGCGTATACGCGGCGCACCGAGATCGGCATCATGCGACTCGTCGGTGCCACCCGCTGGTACACCCAGCTGCCGTTCCTGCTGGAGGCGATGCTGGCGGCGTTGATCGGCGTGGTGCTCGCCATCATCGGCCTGATCCTGGTGCGCAGCCTGTTCCTCGACGCCACGCTGGACCAGTTCTATCGGGCCAATCTGATTGCGCCGATCGACTTCCTGGACATCCTGTATTACTGCGTGCCCTGGATGCTCGGTCTGGGCTTGGCGATGTCGGGCATCACGGCGTACCTGACCTTGCGGCTGTACATCCGAAGGTAG
- the ftsE gene encoding cell division ATP-binding protein FtsE: protein MITLDRVTKQYKQSARPALDDVSLTIGKGEFVFLIGPSGSGKSTFMRLLLGEETPNSGDIRVSKFHVNKLPGRHIPSLRQVIGCVFQDFRLLQQKTVFENVAFALEVIGKRPETINRVVPDVLEMVGLSGKANRLPGELSGGEQQRVAIARAFVNRPLVLLADEPTGNLDPETSKDVMDLLERINRTGTTVLMATHDHHIVDAMRQRVVELSLGRLVRDEQRGVYGMDR, encoded by the coding sequence ATGATCACCCTTGACCGAGTCACCAAGCAGTACAAGCAGTCCGCGCGTCCCGCGCTGGACGATGTGAGCCTGACGATCGGCAAGGGTGAGTTCGTCTTCCTCATCGGCCCTTCGGGTTCGGGCAAATCGACGTTCATGCGGCTGCTGCTCGGCGAGGAGACGCCGAACTCGGGGGACATCCGGGTGTCGAAGTTCCACGTCAACAAGCTGCCCGGCCGGCACATCCCCAGCCTTCGGCAGGTGATCGGCTGTGTGTTCCAGGATTTCCGGCTGCTGCAGCAGAAGACGGTGTTCGAGAACGTCGCGTTCGCGCTCGAGGTGATCGGCAAACGGCCCGAGACGATCAATCGGGTTGTGCCCGATGTCTTGGAGATGGTCGGGTTGTCCGGCAAGGCCAACCGGCTGCCCGGCGAGCTTTCCGGTGGTGAGCAGCAGCGGGTGGCGATCGCCCGCGCCTTCGTCAACCGGCCGCTGGTCCTGCTGGCCGACGAGCCGACCGGCAACCTGGACCCGGAGACCAGCAAGGACGTCATGGACCTGTTGGAGCGCATCAACCGGACCGGGACCACGGTGCTGATGGCCACCCACGACCACCATATTGTCGACGCGATGCGCCAGCGCGTTGTCGAACTGTCGTTGGGCCGCCTGGTCCGCGATGAGCAGCGCGGTGTCTACGGAATGGATCGATAA
- a CDS encoding mechanosensitive ion channel family protein: MTDTTVSVLAFDWAQKWHNFWHGTVGQWILTSGLQILLLLLGAALAARFIGWGSRKVTRRLEQGFQAGDALVRSEASKHRQAVASVISWVAIVMLSVIVAVQITNVLDIPIGSLVAPAAVLGAAIGFGAQKVVQDLLAGFFIITERQYGFGDLVELNMIGAPDGSVGTVEEVTLRVTKLRTSDGEVFTVPNGNIVRSLNMSKDWARAVVDIPIPVTADLNRVNEVLQEVGNSSMEDRLLKDLLLDQPSLMGVESIGIDNVNLRMVARTLPGKQYEAGRRLRALVVRALGQAGVVTASGNGPMVDTLPSTASEGKRGAGGD; this comes from the coding sequence ATGACTGACACCACGGTCAGCGTGCTGGCCTTCGACTGGGCCCAGAAGTGGCACAACTTCTGGCACGGCACCGTGGGCCAGTGGATCCTGACCAGCGGCCTGCAGATCCTGCTGCTGCTGTTGGGGGCGGCCCTGGCGGCGCGCTTCATCGGCTGGGGGTCGCGCAAGGTGACCCGCCGCCTGGAGCAGGGTTTCCAGGCCGGCGACGCGCTGGTCCGCTCGGAGGCCTCCAAGCACCGCCAGGCGGTGGCCTCGGTGATCTCGTGGGTGGCGATCGTCATGCTCAGCGTGATCGTGGCCGTGCAGATCACCAACGTCCTCGACATCCCGATCGGCTCCCTGGTGGCGCCCGCGGCGGTGTTGGGCGCCGCGATCGGCTTCGGCGCCCAGAAGGTGGTCCAGGACCTGCTGGCCGGGTTCTTCATCATCACCGAGCGCCAATACGGCTTCGGCGACCTGGTGGAGCTGAACATGATCGGCGCACCGGACGGATCGGTCGGCACGGTCGAGGAGGTCACGCTGCGGGTGACCAAGCTGCGCACCTCCGACGGCGAGGTCTTCACGGTTCCCAACGGCAACATCGTCCGGTCCCTGAACATGTCCAAGGATTGGGCCCGCGCGGTGGTGGACATCCCGATCCCTGTGACGGCCGACCTGAACCGGGTCAACGAGGTGCTCCAGGAGGTCGGCAACTCCTCGATGGAGGACCGCCTGCTCAAGGACCTGCTGCTGGACCAGCCGTCGCTGATGGGCGTGGAGAGCATCGGCATCGACAACGTCAACCTGCGGATGGTGGCGCGGACCCTGCCGGGCAAGCAGTACGAGGCCGGCCGGCGCCTGCGCGCCCTCGTCGTGCGCGCCCTGGGCCAGGCCGGTGTGGTCACGGCCAGCGGCAACGGGCCGATGGTGGACACGCTGCCGTCGACCGCTTCGGAGGGGAAGCGGGGTGCCGGCGGTGACTGA
- the prfB gene encoding peptide chain release factor 2, translating into MDLDRQSDIAALDTTLTTVERVLDVDGLRQRIETLEQEASDPSLWDDQARGQKVTSDLSYAQGELRRVEELRQRLEDLPVLYELAAEEEGAAAESAAAEADAELATLREDIAAMEVRTLLSGEYDEREAVVTIRAGAGGVDAADWAEMLMRMYIRWAEQHNYPVEVFDTSYAEEAGIKSATFAVHAPFAYGTLSVEQGTHRLVRISPFDNQSRRQTSFADVEVLPVVDTTDHIEIPEGDVRVDVYRSSGPGGQSVNTTDSAVRLTHIPTGIVVTCQNEKSQLQNKVAAMRVLQAKLLERKRLEERAEMDALKGDGGSSWGNQMRSYVLHPYQMVKDLRTEYEVGNPASVLDGDIDGFLEAGIRWRNRKDDD; encoded by the coding sequence GTGGACCTCGACCGTCAATCCGATATCGCCGCGCTGGACACCACTCTGACCACCGTGGAGCGGGTGCTCGACGTCGATGGCCTCCGGCAGCGCATCGAAACACTCGAGCAGGAAGCCTCCGACCCGAGCCTCTGGGATGACCAGGCGCGCGGCCAGAAAGTGACCAGCGATCTGTCCTACGCCCAGGGCGAGTTGCGCCGCGTCGAGGAGCTCCGCCAGCGCCTGGAAGACCTGCCGGTCCTCTACGAGCTGGCCGCCGAGGAGGAGGGCGCGGCCGCCGAGTCAGCCGCGGCCGAGGCGGACGCCGAACTGGCGACGCTGCGCGAGGACATCGCGGCCATGGAGGTCCGCACGCTGCTCTCCGGTGAGTATGACGAGCGCGAAGCGGTGGTGACCATCCGCGCCGGGGCCGGCGGTGTCGACGCCGCCGACTGGGCCGAAATGCTGATGCGGATGTACATCCGCTGGGCGGAGCAGCACAATTACCCCGTCGAGGTGTTCGACACGTCCTACGCCGAGGAGGCCGGGATCAAGAGCGCGACGTTCGCCGTGCACGCCCCCTTCGCCTACGGCACGCTGTCGGTGGAGCAGGGCACCCACCGGTTGGTGCGGATCAGCCCGTTCGACAACCAGAGCCGACGGCAGACCTCGTTTGCCGACGTCGAGGTGCTGCCCGTGGTGGACACCACCGACCACATCGAGATCCCCGAGGGTGACGTGCGCGTGGACGTCTACCGCTCCAGCGGCCCCGGCGGGCAGTCGGTCAACACCACCGACTCCGCGGTGCGCCTGACTCACATACCCACCGGCATCGTCGTCACCTGCCAAAACGAGAAGTCGCAGCTGCAGAACAAGGTGGCGGCCATGCGCGTGCTGCAGGCAAAGCTGTTGGAGCGCAAGCGGTTGGAGGAGCGCGCCGAGATGGACGCGCTCAAGGGCGACGGCGGCAGCTCGTGGGGCAACCAGATGCGCTCCTACGTCCTGCACCCGTATCAGATGGTGAAGGATCTGCGCACCGAGTACGAGGTGGGTAACCCGGCGTCCGTGCTCGACGGTGACATCGACGGTTTCCTGGAGGCCGGCATCCGATGGCGCAACCGGAAAGACGATGACTGA
- a CDS encoding FAD-dependent oxidoreductase yields the protein MSQMRPYHVAIVGSGPSGYFAAAALLKQADNGGADVRIDMLEMLPTPWGLVRSGVAPDHPKIKTISAQFEKTAADPRFRFFGNITAGEHVQADELAERYDAVIYAIGAQADRPLGIPGEELPGSVAAVDFVGWYNAHPHFEHMAPDLAGRRAVVVGNGNVALDVARILVTDPDVLGATDIADHALESLGPRGVEEVVVLGRRGPLQATFTTLELRELADLEGLADVDIVLDPADFADISDEDLEAAGKTVKQNIKVLRSYLDHERTPGNRRIVFRFRTSPIEIKGDERVESIVLGRNELVADDSGRIVAKDTGIREELPARLVVRAVGYRGRPVPGLPFDDRSGTIPNTDGQVDGRSNEFVVGWIKRGPSGVIGSNKKDSAATVDRLLAALAGTELPEVGADYAEELQQWLLSRQPKLITGEHWKAIDAHERGRGEPTGRPRVKLASVADLLRVGHE from the coding sequence ATGTCTCAGATGCGCCCCTATCATGTGGCGATCGTCGGCTCTGGCCCCTCCGGATATTTCGCCGCCGCGGCGCTGCTGAAGCAGGCCGACAACGGCGGCGCGGACGTCCGGATCGATATGTTGGAAATGCTGCCCACGCCCTGGGGGCTGGTGCGCTCCGGGGTCGCCCCCGACCACCCGAAGATCAAGACCATCAGCGCCCAGTTCGAGAAGACCGCCGCCGACCCGCGGTTCCGGTTCTTCGGCAACATCACCGCCGGCGAGCACGTGCAGGCCGACGAACTCGCCGAACGCTACGACGCGGTGATCTACGCGATCGGCGCGCAGGCCGACCGGCCGCTGGGCATCCCCGGCGAGGAACTGCCCGGCAGTGTCGCCGCCGTCGACTTCGTCGGTTGGTACAACGCGCACCCGCACTTCGAGCACATGGCCCCGGACCTGGCCGGGCGCCGCGCGGTGGTGGTGGGCAACGGCAACGTCGCGCTGGACGTGGCGCGCATCCTGGTCACCGATCCGGACGTGCTCGGGGCCACCGACATTGCCGACCACGCCCTGGAATCGCTGGGGCCCCGCGGCGTCGAAGAGGTCGTGGTGCTGGGCCGGCGCGGCCCCCTGCAGGCGACGTTCACCACGCTGGAACTGCGCGAACTGGCCGACCTGGAGGGTCTGGCCGATGTCGACATCGTCCTGGATCCCGCGGACTTCGCCGACATCAGCGACGAGGACCTGGAGGCCGCCGGCAAGACGGTCAAGCAGAACATCAAGGTCCTGCGCAGCTACCTCGATCATGAGCGCACTCCCGGCAACCGGCGCATTGTGTTCCGCTTCCGCACGTCGCCCATCGAGATCAAGGGCGACGAGCGGGTGGAGTCGATCGTGTTGGGCCGCAACGAACTTGTCGCCGACGACAGCGGCCGCATCGTCGCCAAGGACACCGGTATCCGCGAGGAGTTGCCCGCGCGGCTGGTGGTGCGCGCCGTCGGGTACCGCGGCCGGCCGGTCCCGGGTCTGCCCTTCGACGACCGCAGCGGCACCATCCCCAACACCGACGGGCAGGTGGACGGCCGCTCCAACGAGTTCGTGGTCGGCTGGATCAAGCGCGGCCCGTCGGGCGTGATCGGCAGTAACAAGAAGGATTCCGCGGCCACCGTCGACCGGCTGCTGGCCGCCCTGGCCGGGACCGAACTGCCCGAGGTGGGCGCGGACTACGCCGAGGAGTTGCAGCAGTGGCTGTTGTCGCGGCAACCGAAGCTGATCACCGGGGAGCACTGGAAGGCCATCGACGCGCACGAGCGCGGCCGCGGTGAACCCACCGGGCGCCCGCGGGTGAAGCTGGCCAGCGTGGCGGACCTGCTGCGGGTGGGCCACGAGTAG
- the hisN gene encoding histidinol-phosphatase gives MSDRDVHDDLQLALTLADQADAITLDRFGALDLRIDTKPDLSPVTDADESAENALRGALTRERPADAIFGEEFGGAPLRSGRQWVIDPIDGTKNFVRGVPVWCTLLALLDDGVPVVGVVSAPALGRRWWAARGEGAYSSFNGRTRRLSVSGVTELSAASLSYSDLTTGWEDRRERFVALTDEVWRVRAYGDFWSYCLVAEGAVDIAVEPEVKLWDLAPLDIIVREAGGRFTSVDGDSGPHGGSALATNGLLHEQVVDRLKTV, from the coding sequence ATGAGTGACCGCGACGTTCACGACGATCTGCAGCTTGCCCTCACGCTGGCCGACCAGGCCGACGCCATCACGCTGGACCGCTTCGGCGCGCTTGACCTGCGCATCGACACCAAGCCGGACCTGAGCCCGGTCACCGATGCTGACGAGTCCGCCGAGAACGCCCTGCGCGGCGCGTTGACCCGCGAGCGTCCCGCCGACGCGATCTTCGGCGAGGAGTTCGGCGGCGCGCCGCTGCGCAGCGGCCGGCAGTGGGTCATCGACCCGATCGACGGCACCAAGAACTTCGTGCGCGGGGTCCCGGTGTGGTGCACGTTGCTCGCGCTGCTCGACGACGGCGTGCCGGTGGTCGGCGTGGTCAGCGCGCCGGCGCTGGGCCGGCGGTGGTGGGCCGCCCGGGGCGAGGGCGCCTACAGCTCCTTCAACGGCCGCACCCGGCGACTGTCGGTGTCCGGGGTCACCGAACTGAGCGCCGCCAGCCTGTCCTACTCGGACCTGACCACCGGCTGGGAGGACCGCCGGGAGCGGTTCGTGGCGCTCACCGACGAGGTCTGGCGTGTACGGGCGTACGGCGATTTCTGGTCCTACTGCCTGGTGGCCGAAGGCGCGGTCGACATCGCCGTCGAACCCGAGGTCAAGCTGTGGGATCTGGCCCCGCTCGACATCATCGTGCGGGAGGCCGGCGGCCGCTTCACCAGCGTCGACGGGGATTCCGGCCCGCACGGCGGCAGTGCTCTGGCCACCAACGGTCTGCTGCACGAGCAGGTGGTGGACCGCCTCAAAACGGTGTGA